From Pseudoalteromonas viridis, the proteins below share one genomic window:
- a CDS encoding DUF58 domain-containing protein: MQPTDHTQWLAQSHSNGVELTLKELLYYKSKARLLDLKPKRAIRSDQAGQYLAPHKGRGMEFAEVRQYQYGDDIRAIDWRVTARTGEAHTKLYQEEKERPVFIFCDLSSSLLFGSRLLLKSVQAAHLSALVAWSACARGDRLGGVVFSEQGHHELKPTARDKGVLAFCHQLCDIHAQSLAQRGENLASTFDNNLKRLSHLAKPGSLIYLISDFSQLNEASFKQLEHLSRHCELIGCQISDPFEHTLPAYKDAIEVSSASGSWTLPLADKQFRTRFAEQAEQAFQTRLARLQRAGMSMQTFCASAPIETQICR; this comes from the coding sequence ATGCAACCCACCGATCACACCCAGTGGCTGGCACAAAGCCACAGCAATGGTGTTGAACTGACACTCAAAGAGCTGCTTTATTATAAGAGCAAAGCGCGCTTGCTGGATCTCAAGCCCAAGCGCGCCATCCGCAGTGATCAGGCCGGGCAATATCTGGCACCACACAAAGGCCGGGGCATGGAATTTGCCGAGGTACGTCAGTACCAGTATGGCGATGATATTCGCGCTATCGACTGGCGAGTTACGGCGCGTACCGGTGAGGCCCATACCAAGCTGTACCAGGAAGAAAAAGAACGTCCGGTCTTTATCTTCTGCGATCTGTCCAGCTCTTTGCTGTTCGGCAGTCGCCTGTTGCTCAAGTCTGTTCAGGCTGCACATCTGAGTGCCCTGGTTGCCTGGTCCGCATGCGCCCGCGGTGACCGGCTCGGTGGTGTGGTGTTCAGTGAACAAGGCCACCATGAGCTTAAGCCCACGGCACGCGACAAAGGCGTGCTGGCATTTTGCCATCAGCTGTGTGATATCCACGCGCAAAGCCTGGCTCAGCGCGGCGAAAATCTGGCCTCGACGTTTGATAATAACCTCAAACGTTTGTCGCACCTGGCCAAACCCGGCAGTCTTATTTATCTGATCTCCGACTTCAGCCAGCTTAACGAGGCCAGCTTTAAACAGCTTGAGCATCTCAGCCGGCACTGCGAACTGATTGGCTGCCAAATCAGCGATCCGTTCGAGCATACCCTGCCCGCCTATAAAGATGCGATTGAAGTCAGTTCGGCTTCAGGTAGCTGGACGCTGCCACTGGCGGATAAACAATTCAGAACTCGATTTGCCGAGCAGGCCGAGCAGGCTTTCCAGACCCGCCTGGCCCGTTTACAACGCGCCGGTATGAGTATGCAAACGTTTTGTGCCTCAGCACCAATAGAAACACAGATCTGCAGGTAA
- a CDS encoding vWA domain-containing protein yields the protein MFELDWPLALLLLPLPWLIARFKPTAAQTQVRLRMPGYQQQSASSRSLERPKRSVNLIEALIWLCLVVALSGPSWLDDPITLPNEGRDIMLAVDLSGSMTEQDMAYQGKYVDRLSVVKAVLSDFIVERQGDRLGLILFGDTAFLQTPLTRDLQTVSQMLLEAQIGLVGRATAIGDAIGLSVKRFNQKEQSSRILILLTDGQNTAGNLSPEEALILAREEGIKIYTVGVGSDGRGGFSLFGMGGMTGSSIDENTLKHIASETGGAYFRAKDVKGLQQIYAELDKLEPVADENQTFRPRQSLFYLPLLIALALWSLTLLSHAIRQLRAKPL from the coding sequence ATGTTTGAACTTGACTGGCCACTGGCCTTACTGCTGTTACCCCTGCCCTGGCTGATTGCCCGTTTTAAACCAACGGCGGCACAAACTCAGGTACGTCTGCGGATGCCAGGCTACCAACAGCAAAGTGCAAGCTCGCGAAGCCTTGAACGTCCAAAGCGCAGTGTAAACCTGATCGAAGCCCTGATCTGGCTGTGCCTGGTTGTGGCGCTCAGTGGCCCCAGCTGGCTCGATGATCCCATTACCTTGCCCAATGAAGGTCGCGATATCATGCTGGCCGTGGATTTATCGGGCTCAATGACAGAGCAGGACATGGCCTACCAGGGCAAATATGTTGATCGCCTGTCGGTGGTCAAAGCCGTGTTGTCTGACTTCATTGTCGAGCGTCAAGGGGATCGCCTCGGTCTGATTTTGTTCGGTGACACCGCATTTTTGCAAACCCCGCTGACCCGCGACTTACAAACCGTCAGCCAGATGCTGCTCGAAGCACAAATCGGCCTGGTGGGCCGGGCAACCGCCATTGGCGATGCCATAGGCTTGTCGGTTAAACGCTTCAACCAAAAAGAGCAAAGCAGCCGCATTCTGATCCTCCTGACCGACGGTCAGAATACCGCGGGTAACCTGAGCCCGGAAGAAGCCCTGATCCTGGCCCGTGAAGAAGGCATTAAAATTTACACCGTCGGCGTCGGCTCGGATGGCCGCGGCGGTTTCAGCCTGTTTGGCATGGGCGGAATGACAGGCAGCAGCATAGATGAAAACACCCTGAAACACATTGCTTCAGAAACCGGTGGCGCCTATTTCCGCGCTAAGGATGTAAAAGGACTGCAACAGATCTATGCCGAGCTGGACAAGCTTGAACCGGTTGCCGATGAAAACCAGACCTTCAGGCCCAGGCAGTCACTGTTTTATTTGCCTTTGCTGATTGCACTGGCGCTGTGGAGCCTGACTTTACTGAGTCACGCCATCAGACAATTGCGAGCTAAGCCACTATGA
- a CDS encoding vWA domain-containing protein translates to MTEFIFIRPTLLWLLLPWLLLTGVQWLKRHRSNDEQLIAPHLAQVVLEDGPRKQSKSTPWLVSLLLLLSILAAAGPSFEKHTVPVFKSKQARVLVMDMSYSMFATDIQPNRLTQARFKTLDMIEQFTEGDTALVAYAGDAFVVSPLTDDVKTLANLVPSLSPDIMPSKGANVLAGLDQAKTLLDQAGYTEGEIILISDEVEQEELADIADLLNGTGYRLHVYGIGTPDGAPIGLPEGGFLKDRYGQIVVPKLYPERLSALASRLGGRYATYTPSDSDIKTFAPAKVTDLDSNEQPGETLWHLDAGKYLLFVIVPLALWLMRSQPLTLGLLVVALLQPQVGYSADWTSWFKNQDQQALESYQQGDFEQAQAADNPLLKGTALYKAGDYERAAEQLKHTTSATGQYNYGNALAKSGQLDQAIAAYEQALQLDPDFKQAQENKQLVESLKEQQQQSQQQNGDQSDDQEQSGDQQDQQQSDQQQDGEQQSEQQNEQSSSQSDSEQQSDASQSDTQNQQNAESQKTPESDNDNAPELAQPQQQEAQDQQAEQAAQQMQQAQQQATEEESQPQGTQQMMQSRPLTPEEKEKAQQLDQLLRKVPDDPAILLRNKMLLESQQRVRQRRPRGVEKSW, encoded by the coding sequence ATGACAGAGTTTATTTTTATCCGTCCAACGCTATTATGGTTACTGCTGCCCTGGCTACTGCTAACGGGAGTGCAATGGCTGAAACGACATCGCAGTAACGACGAACAATTAATCGCCCCTCACCTTGCGCAGGTAGTGCTGGAAGATGGTCCGCGCAAGCAAAGTAAAAGTACGCCCTGGCTGGTGAGCCTGTTATTGCTGCTGAGTATATTAGCCGCAGCCGGACCTAGCTTTGAGAAGCACACAGTCCCGGTGTTCAAAAGCAAACAGGCCCGGGTGTTGGTCATGGATATGTCTTACTCCATGTTTGCCACCGACATTCAGCCCAACCGGCTCACTCAGGCCCGCTTTAAAACGCTGGATATGATTGAGCAGTTTACCGAAGGCGACACCGCTTTGGTTGCATACGCAGGAGACGCCTTTGTGGTATCTCCGCTGACTGATGATGTCAAAACCCTGGCCAACCTGGTACCCAGCCTGAGCCCAGACATCATGCCCAGCAAAGGCGCTAATGTGCTGGCAGGGCTGGATCAGGCTAAGACTTTGCTGGATCAGGCCGGTTACACTGAAGGGGAAATTATCCTGATCAGCGACGAGGTCGAACAGGAAGAGCTGGCAGATATCGCAGACTTGCTAAATGGCACAGGTTACCGACTACACGTTTATGGTATTGGCACGCCAGACGGTGCGCCAATTGGCCTGCCTGAAGGCGGTTTTTTGAAAGACCGCTATGGGCAGATTGTGGTACCGAAACTATATCCTGAGCGTCTGTCTGCGCTAGCCTCGAGACTCGGTGGTCGCTATGCGACTTATACCCCCAGTGACAGTGACATCAAAACCTTTGCCCCAGCCAAAGTGACCGATCTGGACAGTAATGAACAGCCAGGTGAAACGCTATGGCACCTGGATGCGGGTAAATATTTGTTGTTTGTCATTGTGCCGCTGGCGCTTTGGCTGATGCGCTCTCAGCCGCTCACTTTGGGATTGCTTGTGGTTGCGTTACTGCAACCACAAGTTGGGTATAGCGCAGACTGGACCAGCTGGTTTAAAAATCAGGATCAGCAGGCACTGGAATCGTATCAGCAAGGCGACTTTGAGCAAGCCCAGGCCGCTGACAACCCGCTGTTGAAAGGCACCGCATTGTACAAAGCAGGTGATTATGAGCGCGCAGCCGAGCAGCTTAAGCACACCACATCTGCCACCGGGCAGTACAACTATGGCAATGCACTGGCCAAGTCGGGGCAACTCGACCAGGCCATTGCAGCCTATGAGCAAGCCCTGCAGCTGGACCCCGACTTTAAACAGGCGCAGGAAAATAAACAACTGGTCGAGAGCCTCAAGGAGCAACAGCAGCAGTCTCAGCAACAAAATGGCGACCAGTCTGATGATCAGGAGCAGTCAGGTGACCAGCAAGATCAACAGCAAAGTGACCAGCAGCAAGACGGTGAACAGCAGAGCGAACAACAGAACGAGCAGTCGTCTTCGCAATCTGACTCTGAGCAACAATCAGACGCGTCACAAAGTGACACACAAAACCAGCAAAACGCTGAGTCTCAGAAGACGCCAGAGTCAGACAATGACAATGCCCCCGAGCTTGCGCAACCGCAGCAACAGGAAGCGCAGGATCAACAAGCTGAACAGGCTGCTCAGCAGATGCAGCAGGCACAGCAACAAGCTACTGAAGAGGAAAGTCAGCCACAGGGGACACAGCAAATGATGCAAAGTCGCCCACTGACACCTGAAGAAAAAGAAAAAGCACAGCAACTCGATCAGTTACTGCGTAAAGTACCAGACGATCCTGCTATTTTGCTGCGCAACAAAATGTTATTGGAATCACAACAACGGGTGCGTCAGCGCCGCCCGCGAGGAGTAGAAAAATCATGGTAA
- the fadI gene encoding acetyl-CoA C-acyltransferase FadI, producing the protein MSEQHILKTTKGDRIAIVSGLRTPFAKQATAYHHVPALDLGKVVVNEMLERLNIDKNEIDQLVFGQVVQMPEAPNIAREIVLGTGMPVSVDAYSVSRACATSFQAVANVAESIIAGHTAVGIAGGADSSSVLPIGVSKKLAGSLVDLNKARTLSQRLKIFSKLRLKDLMPVPPAVAEYSTGLSMGQTAEQMAKTHAISRADQDALAHRSHTLAAKAWDEGLLKDEVMTAHVEPYKGFIDKDNNIRANSSLEGYAKLRPVFDRKHGSVTAANATPLTDGAAAVLMMSESKAKALGYEILGYVRNYAFTAIGVHEDMLMGPAHSTPLALERAGLTLQDLDLIEMHEAFAAQTLANMKMFASDKFAQEKLGRSKALGEIDMDKFNVNGGSLAYGHPFAATGARLITQTLNELKRRGGGLALTTACAAGGLGAAFVLESA; encoded by the coding sequence ATGTCTGAACAACACATTCTAAAAACAACAAAAGGGGACCGCATCGCCATTGTATCTGGTCTGCGTACACCCTTTGCGAAGCAGGCTACGGCCTATCACCACGTACCGGCACTGGACCTGGGTAAGGTCGTTGTCAATGAAATGCTGGAACGCCTTAACATAGATAAAAACGAAATCGACCAGCTGGTTTTCGGCCAGGTGGTGCAAATGCCGGAAGCGCCAAACATTGCGCGTGAAATCGTGCTGGGCACTGGCATGCCGGTATCCGTCGATGCCTATTCTGTATCTCGTGCTTGTGCCACCAGTTTCCAGGCAGTTGCCAACGTTGCCGAGTCTATTATTGCAGGTCACACGGCGGTGGGTATCGCCGGTGGTGCAGACTCATCGTCTGTACTCCCCATTGGTGTGAGCAAAAAGCTGGCTGGCAGCCTGGTTGATTTAAACAAAGCACGTACCTTGTCACAGCGTTTGAAGATTTTCTCAAAGCTCAGACTGAAAGATTTGATGCCAGTACCGCCGGCAGTTGCGGAATACTCAACGGGCCTGTCTATGGGTCAAACGGCAGAGCAAATGGCCAAAACCCATGCTATCAGCCGTGCCGATCAAGATGCGCTGGCGCATCGCTCGCACACCCTGGCCGCCAAAGCCTGGGATGAAGGTTTACTTAAAGACGAAGTCATGACAGCACATGTTGAACCGTACAAAGGCTTTATCGACAAAGATAACAACATTCGTGCGAACTCGTCTTTGGAAGGCTACGCCAAATTGCGTCCGGTCTTTGATCGCAAGCATGGCTCGGTCACTGCGGCAAACGCTACGCCGCTTACTGATGGTGCCGCCGCGGTACTGATGATGAGCGAAAGCAAAGCCAAAGCACTGGGTTACGAAATCCTGGGCTATGTACGCAACTATGCATTTACCGCTATCGGCGTACACGAAGACATGCTGATGGGTCCGGCTCACTCCACGCCACTGGCACTGGAGCGCGCAGGTCTGACTCTGCAAGACTTAGACTTAATTGAAATGCACGAAGCGTTTGCGGCGCAAACTCTGGCTAACATGAAAATGTTCGCTTCTGATAAGTTTGCTCAGGAGAAGCTGGGTCGCAGCAAAGCGCTGGGTGAAATCGATATGGATAAATTCAACGTAAACGGTGGCTCTTTGGCCTATGGACACCCGTTTGCGGCAACAGGCGCGCGTTTGATCACGCAAACCCTGAATGAACTGAAACGTCGCGGCGGTGGACTTGC
- a CDS encoding AAA family ATPase: protein MAVNAFSELKNYLDSQILGQSALTEALLIALLADGHLLVEGPPGLAKTRAVNALAKGIEGSFQRVQFTPDLLPADITGTDIYRQQTSEFVFEKGPLFHHLILADEINRAPAKVQSALLEAMAERQITVGKTTYPLPELFMVMATQNPLEQEGTYPLPEAQLDRFLLHLNIDYPQASTELEILRLTRGEALSEQTAQFTPISQQTLFEARKKVLSLHLAEPLEHYLVQLIIATREAAKLDQQLGAWIEYGASPRATIALDKCARAHAWLQGQDFVTPDDIQAVLHNVLRHRIILSYEAQADGISKDQVISRILELVPVP from the coding sequence ATGGCAGTAAACGCATTTAGTGAACTGAAAAACTATCTCGACTCTCAAATTTTAGGTCAAAGCGCACTGACAGAGGCACTGTTGATTGCCTTGCTGGCAGATGGCCACCTACTGGTAGAAGGCCCGCCAGGACTGGCTAAAACCCGCGCCGTGAACGCGCTGGCTAAAGGCATAGAAGGCAGCTTTCAGCGTGTTCAGTTTACCCCGGACTTGTTGCCCGCCGATATCACCGGCACCGACATCTATCGCCAACAAACCAGTGAGTTTGTGTTTGAAAAAGGCCCTTTATTCCATCATCTGATTTTGGCGGATGAAATTAACCGCGCGCCGGCTAAGGTGCAGTCAGCATTACTCGAAGCCATGGCAGAGCGGCAGATCACAGTAGGCAAAACGACCTACCCGCTGCCAGAACTGTTTATGGTAATGGCAACGCAAAACCCGCTTGAACAGGAAGGCACCTATCCACTGCCGGAGGCGCAGCTAGACCGCTTCCTGCTGCACCTGAACATTGATTACCCACAAGCGAGCACTGAGCTGGAGATCCTGCGTTTAACGCGTGGCGAGGCGCTGTCGGAACAAACCGCGCAGTTTACGCCAATTTCGCAGCAAACCTTATTTGAAGCACGCAAAAAAGTGCTGTCATTGCATCTGGCCGAACCGCTTGAGCATTATCTGGTGCAGTTGATCATCGCTACCCGTGAAGCCGCTAAGCTGGATCAGCAACTGGGTGCCTGGATTGAATACGGTGCCAGTCCGCGGGCAACCATTGCACTGGACAAGTGTGCACGCGCGCATGCCTGGTTGCAGGGTCAGGACTTTGTGACACCCGATGATATTCAGGCGGTGCTGCACAATGTGCTGCGTCATCGTATTATTCTGAGCTATGAAGCGCAGGCAGACGGGATCAGCAAAGATCAGGTGATCAGCCGTATTCTGGAACTGGTCCCTGTGCCATAA
- a CDS encoding DUF4381 domain-containing protein, which yields MQNPLDALHDVIPPEQVSWWPLTPASWAVILVALLIVSAGIWLAVRHWQHNAAKREAIKLSQQHTQDALALHGILKRLTRHYYGTEQAAQPTAQWQRLLNKLTRQQFSQQDLSSLYSSQPTVDCSKLMAAIKTFKTKEAVHV from the coding sequence ATGCAAAACCCACTAGATGCACTCCATGATGTGATCCCGCCCGAGCAGGTGAGCTGGTGGCCGCTGACCCCGGCCAGCTGGGCTGTGATCCTTGTCGCGCTGCTCATCGTGAGTGCCGGTATCTGGCTGGCAGTCAGACACTGGCAGCATAATGCAGCGAAACGAGAAGCCATTAAACTGAGTCAGCAGCATACTCAAGATGCCCTGGCGCTGCATGGCATACTCAAACGCCTGACCCGACATTACTACGGTACTGAACAGGCCGCTCAACCGACAGCACAGTGGCAGCGATTGCTGAACAAGCTCACTCGTCAGCAGTTTAGCCAGCAGGACCTCAGTTCGCTCTACAGCAGTCAACCCACAGTGGATTGCAGCAAACTGATGGCGGCGATCAAAACCTTTAAAACCAAAGAGGCCGTGCATGTTTGA